DNA sequence from the Malus domestica chromosome 11, GDT2T_hap1 genome:
TGTAATCGTTGATCTTAACTTCCATTTAGTCCTTAGCTATAGGTCTAGTCTCTGATCACTTTGTTGACACGACAACTTGATGAGAAGATCTCGTGGGCTTCATTAGGTAATCCATGTGTGCATTCATTTGGGAAATCACTTAgtgattgaattattttagGAGTGTGAGATCAAATCATTTAGTTATTATAGGTATATATGACTGTTATTTTAGGttggttttaaaggaaaatcaGTTTTGATATTGCCTAGAAATTAGGCGTTGAATTCCCTAAAAATAACAAGGTTTACATCGTTCTATCTTCATCTTTGGCATAACCCTAATACGCACTATTACATCTGAGACCAAAAGCAGAGGATTAACGTTTGCTAGCTAGGTTTTGGGAGTAGCTTTTGTGAAAGCTTTAGAAACCTTGCATTCACATTCATACATTATCATTGTTGTAAACAAACTGTGTGCATCTCTTTGCTCATTGTTCTTGAACAAGTCATGTGCATCTCTATGTTCATGAGGTGGACATTCTGCGTGTGTGACGTGATCATCCGAACGATTGCAAAGGCAAACTTTTGTGCGTGCAATCATAACCTAAAATAGAGGTTTTATGAGTATGTACTAGATAAAATATGAATTCTTTTCTGCGTGCAAACAAAACCTAATAATAGAGGTTTTGTGTTCTATATTTCGTTCTTTGCTACCTCGTTACTGATAAAAAGAAAGGTAGTTTACTACCAAAACGTAATCTATACCGGCAAAGATGTTATTCTGATTTTCGGGTAGTTAGCTTTGTTTgggttaaaatttaaattttgggcttgggggaagttggcccaaaaagagaaagaaaagccCGAAGTTAGCCGAAGTCCAGAAGATAGGAGAAGCCCGTTTCTGACTAGGTgcagaccacttgcttacctacccaaaggccaagtggtatagaccagccagctatacagcccaaaaagtacttttagatggcagtacaagtaaaaaagaTGATGATTCACTACCCTTCAaattgcattcgggcaagattgttGCTACAGGATGCCAAGCCAaggtgtctataaaaggagcAGGAGAGGTCAGaatcaaggacactcaaacaaacaaatacaagcacaaactctgctcaaagccagatttgccttcaaaacgaagctgtagtcagcccaagccttcatccctttcgggataaaccttttgtaatagctctgctaccctgctcaactcttgttgtagtatcgattcctcATGTAAACTCACCTCCCTACCCTTTTCCTAAACTTTCAAACCTCtagcaagacgatcagccttgccgacaaggttaaaccttgcccgaccctctttgtttttgtctatgcattcattagcctagcaatatgttgtatactacaagttatatccaagttatttctagtaatatggctatcACAAGATTCTCTCAGTGCTtagatccgatttgaatatgtctccACAGTTCAagtcagatctaagttctaagccctcgggcatataagatttgatcaccctaaaagtccttggcctcaaggcataaaaaagaacctgatgtggacttaacctatccactacaagctttgataacaagaagtccgaagttacttagggcgcaagtaattgacctgtcacttagttttattgttgtgatattatgattaccatataACGTTTGGGGACgggatgaattctgatgggaagcctcaaggcctacacctaaggccccacaaaggaacctatttggattcatcctgtttctcgggcaagaacattaagaatggaaggggttctaatgggaagcctcaaggcctattcaaggccccgcaaaggcacctatttggatccaTTCTGCTCTTTAAgttcaggtaatcagaagtatgatgGTTATAAAATCTACATAACCAAGAAAAGGAACCTTATATGTTCAAatactaagttagttatttatgggaagcctcaaggcctatacctaaggccccacaaaggcacctgtcaataactaacatagtctttcgaatatataattaaactcaaacatccgttctacatctgccatactgaagatggcagtggcatgcCTGAATACTTataagttaatcttgattgtgagccttaaggcctacacctaaggcctcacgaaggcacctttcaaagttaactctgtccttctctttcagccttgcccgacaagcccgccagtaaagcagGAGCCCGACAgaaaagcatcaaccggcgccaaacctctcggggagctgtgtgctcgtcggacaGGAAGCATTCCCCACGGGAAATTTCCCCAACGAACAtaattttggcacgcccggtagGATCACTCTTTTGTGTAAATCTTGCATGCCAAGTAAGAAAAGCCATACACTTTGTGAAAAGAAAACGAACAGCGATTCTTCTCAACTTTGCCACCAATGACAGATCAATAAGGCAATCTTTCTTCCCCATCAGGACGGGTGGTCCTAGAAAGCCCATCCTCATCCGAAAAGTCAGAAGGAAAAGGAACCCATGAGGAATTACAGGCCACTATGATACAAGTGTTGAGGAGCATGGAAAAGATCTCTTTTGAGACAAAGGGGGAGGTCAGTAGACTATGTACCTTGACAGGTAATTTACAGAGAATGCTCGATCTGGAGTTCTCCACTCCAAAAAGCTCTCAAGGAAGTGGGGTGAGCCAGGGTACCATCAGAAGTGAGCCAGTTATTCCCCTATTTCCACTATTGGAGGAAGAAACAGATAGGGGAAAGAGAAAAGCAGTTCCTGAAGGAAGTCAACCCGTGATAGAGCCGGTCTTGGAAAAGGAGTTTCCTAGCTTCCCGTTGTTAACATTTAACAACAGGAAGCAAAGCGAGCAAGAGAGGACAAAGTATAGGATGCCCATAATAACAGGAAAGTCAAGCCAAAAAGAAAGCTCTGCAGCTCCGGACAAACCTCTTCCTTATAGGCCACCCCCGTTGGCTCATAAGGGAGGGGGAACCAACTGGAGAAAGCCTGAATCGAAGAAAGAAGCATTCATTGGCAATGACCGAAGCCCGAATGACGAGTCTGCCCTTTTTTTCCAGAATAATATAGCTACTTAACAACTGATAGATGAGTTGGCCGAATTGAGGAGGGCAGTAGTCCAAAATGAGCAACCCCGAGCTCGCCCAGCGTTCAGGATTACTTATCAAAAACTTATCCTGAATACATCGATGAACAAAATCCATTTCCTCCcaacttcaagatgcccgcattcCCAACATTCACGGGTGAGGACAGAGATCACATTTTCAAGTTCTCTAATCACTGGGTGGCGTATGAGGACAACCTAAACTACAAGTTaaggttgtttgggaattcATTGGCGAGGCTTGCATCCCAGTGGTAGTCTCTATTACCCCCTAACTCTATTACcaactgggggcaaatggaTATGGCTTTCCATGAACAATTTTACAGAATAGAACCAGAAATGACTATTAATGATCTGGTTGAAGTCAAACAATACGAGCATGAGTCCACAgaggacttcatgatgaggttcaagAAAACAAGGATGAGGTGTCAATTCCCTGTTAACCAAGCTCAACACATATCGATTGCTCAAAGAGCTCTGAAATTGCCTTTGAGAAAGAAGTTTTATGATACACAATTTAATGAGCTACAAGAGTTAGTCATTGCTGCCACAAGATATGAAAGGCTGCTGCTAGAAGAACAACAAGTGAAGCATACGTCCAAAACTCCTCCCttctacaaaaacaaagctACAATTCATCATGTGGAGGTGGGAGAACTTGAGCCAGAGCAGGAGGACGATCATTATAGAGAGGAGATCGAGATGTGTGCTGCTGAGATGACTACGCCTTTCAAACCCCTGATGGTAAAAGGATTAGTTCAGCTTGTCAGGGACCAGAAGATCGTGATGAACGATGGGGGCTTTGTCCCGATGAAACCTCTCAAATATCAGAGCTATTCATTCGATCTGGCCAAAGCGCCTGAGATTTATGAGGAGCTGGTACGGGCAAGAGTGATTGTGCTCGATAGTACAAAGAAGATGCCCAAACCAGAAGAGTTGAGGGGAAAAAAGTATTGCAAGTTACACTATACCTTCAACCGTTCTATAATTAATTGTGTCCAGTTCAGAGACTGGGTACAAGACCTTATAGTAAAGGGAAAATTGTTACTTGACAATCCACAAGCCAGTATGATGGTTGATACAAATCCTTTCCCAGAAGCTCCTATCAACGCGATCCATCTGATCTAGATGAAGAAGCCAGTGTCATCGGCGGGTACAACAAAGAGGAAAAGTGGATCTCGGGTCGTCGCAACATTCTCgctcaaataaagaagaaagtaAACAAGGGGGCAAAGAGTTGCCCGAAAAAGTTTGGATAGGGGCCAAAAGACAAGTACATGTTCATTTCAATATGAAAAAGTTACAAGTGATCATCCTAATCTAATAATTTTACATCTTCACTCAGGGCGATTATTCGGGAGTGATATGTCTGCATAATTGTAAAAATCCGATTAGGTTCGGCCAGGATGGTGTGGCTATTTGCAAGCTGAGATCTAGAATGCTCTAACTCCGAGTTTGTCTTCTTCACTTCTTCGATTTGATTTTCGAGGGTGTCCAGAAGAGTTGCTTGCTCAGCCTTGAGAACAACCAATTGTTCTTCTGGTTTTTGAATTTCAGCAGTCACCACTCCAATTCTTTCTTTCGTTAATGAACCATCATTCATCAACTTGTCTACCTGAGCAGAAGTGCTTGATTCCTTCTCCTGAAAACATCTTACTCGATTGGCTTGTCTTTCTGCCCTCTTATGTTGATCCCGAAGAGCCCTCAGATTTTCAAAATATGAGAAGAAGGAATCATGTTGGGTTTTTGACAGTTGGCTGGCTTTGAAAAACTCACTTGTAACCTTTTCCAGATCATGAAGGGCCTTAAGGCTAAATGAAGCGGAGAAATCCTTTGTTGCCCATTCTTGGAAAACTCGCTTTTGTTCTGGGAAACCTGAAGGTGAAGAATGCTTCGAGGATTTCAGCTTTGTCTCAAGCTGCCCGAATTTTTCAAACAGTTCGGGCAACTTAGCAGTTTTTTAAGCCAGCGAAGCAGGAGGGGGACTTTGCACTCCAGTTTTCTCTAATGAAGCAACGCCTACTGGTGGGGCAATTCTTAGCTCTCCGGCCTTCTCCATACCAGAATGAATCATCTCAGCACTCCCAATAGCCAAATGAGGTTGGGGGAGCTTTGGTTTACGAACCAAATGACAAGGAGAAGTTTCTTCAGGAACATGCTGCAAAGACCAAAAAGGAAATCATGTTGTTAAAAAGACAATTTGGAATGAAGGAAAGTTTAGGGAGGAAGAAATGTACCTGACTAAAGCTTGGAGTCTCACAAGGAAGAGTACTGATTCCTGCTTGAGGGGAAGATTCCCTACCACTGACAGGGGAGGAAGAAATTACGCCTACACCTTCACTAATACCCTGGAAGCACACAGGAAGGGCAATAATGGTTAGTAACCAGATAGTAAGAGTTACAGGAAAGGAATATCTCCTTACCAAAGTTCGACCCTGAGGGGATGAAGGAGGTTTATCAAGGGTAACTGTCGGGCAGGCAAATACCTGTAGAGTAGTTACTTCTGAAGTGACgggaatctcagggactatgGGTTCGTCACTTACTCTTGTTGCCATTGATGGATTTTGTATTGAATGAGGCTGAGGAAGAGATAAACAGAAGTGAATATCGAAACAATGTGTGGAATTCACTGTAAGGGTGGTTGCTCACCAAATCACTATCTTCATCCACGAAGTGCAACATCACTCACGTGgatggatcaaattgagaagATGGAGTTGCCTCCAGGACAGAAGGAGAAATCAAATGAGAACCTTGACTAGGCAAGGGGGCAGATACCCCGACCTGGATGAAggcagaagaaagaaaaagatcaaAGCATTACTCCCGAAAATCATAAAGTTACTTAAGGTTTAAGAAAGGGATTATACCTCTGAATGATCAACCCGGGGGATGGAAAGGTTTGTTTCTTGAGCAAGTGATGAAGAGACCTCGGGTGGATGGAGCTTTTGGTGTCTTACAGCCTGACCCAAGTAACCATGCTCAGGGTTTTTATGAAAGCAGGAAAAACTATGCGGACATAAAAGTAGATTGTACCTCAAGTTCTTTAAGGGTGAGGTTTCTCAATTCTTCAGCCTTTTTATACATTGCAGCTCCTAAGGGTTCATCCTTGGAGGCGATGGTTGGTTTCTTTGATGCTTGAGGTCCTGTGTTCAAGAGAGACATGTGTAACTAGATAAAGAAGAAGGATGACAGCCTAACTGAAGGGAACACAGCTCACTTGAAGATTTTTGCTTCTTTCTGCCCGCCTCAACAATTGGAGCAGGTGGGTCTGAAGACTTGATAGTTTGAACGGTTCTGGTTCTCTTACTCTTTCTAGTAGGAGTAGGAATTCGTCGTTTAGTCTTGGGGGGATGCAGGATCAGAATCTGAGTTCTCAATCACAACTGATTTCCTTCGCTTGAACACTTGGATTGTAGCTTCAGGCGCTTCTTTTTTAGCTCCTGAATCTTCTGAAACTTCCCCACCTTCTCCAGCTTCTTGCCTCTCAGCCTCTGCCGCAACTCCATGAAGAACTGCTGCATCAGCCGAGTCATCCTCGGACTCAGTAGGAACTGATTCCACATCCATTTGGGCTGCAGGGTTAAGAAGGGAAAAAGTTAAAAGAGTTTAAGGGAAGGATTATATATCAAGATAAGAAGAAAAGGATACCTATCAGAAGAACTCGATTCTTCTCTTGAATCATCTCCTTCCAATTTTCAAGTTCGCCCGAACTAGGGTATGATTTAAGAGAAAGTTGACTAAACAAGCGATCATGAGTTTCTCTCAAGTCTCCTCCATATTTCTTGGTCCATTTGCCTTCCCACCAAGAAGAGAAGAGTGAAGTACATTCAAAATTGAGGATGATGGACTTTCGGGCAGCCTGACTCATGACTTCAAGACTGCGTCGGGTAGCTCTAAAGGTCGCCTCAGAGGGAGATGCTAAATGGAAGGAAGTGCCACAATGAACGGAGTCAAAGAATGGGATAGGGATGGCTTGCCTAAAGCCTAATTGCCTGCTGCAAAAATTGGGATGATACACCTCCAGCCCTCGATCATACTGATTGCCCCGAACTCCCCAGGCCATATTTCttaattgaatgcaactaaTAAATTTTTCCCTATAAGAAGAAGTGGCATCTTCCCCAGGAGCATCTTGAAAGGCTTGGTCAGAGAACCAAGGATATCTTCTCAATACTGATGCACCCCATTCCAGGTCTGATCGAGTCCTACAGACcttgaagaaataaaaacagGTGAAGGTGGAGTGATCAGTAAGAGCAGCTTCGGCTAGGATTCGAGCAGGGGCTACACCTTCTGGGAACTCTAAGTTGGCAGCCCGAAACTCTGGAAAGTACCATTGGAGCCATGTTTGTATCATCCATATGGGTCCATTCAGGTTAGTCTCAAATGGCTCACCTTGATTCATTTCGAAAAGAAGATGGTAAAGATGAGAGAGAAGGAATTGACATGTTGCCACATCGTCGAAGTTATGAAGAGCTTCCACCAAGGGTATCCATTCAACCTTCATCCCTTTAGATTTGTTGGGGAATATGTGTTTGTTGAGCCAGTACAGAAGGAAGTACATGTGCTCTTGATCTCTATCAGCACGGGAAGAATCTGCCCCAaagttttcttttccaaaaggGATGAATCCCTTGAAAGAGGTCTCATAACTCTTGAAATTTGTAGAGTTATATTCCAGGGAGAGGAAGGATGCGGATGAACCTGAGCTTTCAGCAATCGAGCGGAGAGCCCAGTCTTGAGTAACGTCTACTATCCTGCCCGATGGCCTTAGCCCGAAGACTTGAGCCATATCTAGAATAGTCGGAGACATGGGACCCAAGCGAAAGTCAAAAGTGTTGGTGCCCGAGTTCCAGAAAAGAATAGAGGAAACAAGCAGTTCGGGTTTGGGAATAATGGTGGTTTTTGAAAGCATTATCAACTCATAAATGCCATTGTTCATCcattttttcttgaaaattGGCTCTAATTCGTCAATCCATTGGACCCAAGCCGGATCATTCATCAATGGAAAGCCTCAGCGATATGACGACCACTTAGATGAGGAAATGCCCGACTTAGCCAAATAGGGATTGGGAGAGAACCAGTTATCCTTGGGCATATTGTCCTCTATCACTACAGGGACCTGAGAAATCCATGCAGGACCCAACGATTGTACTCCATGAACTTCAAAGAAAAGCTCAGAATACAAACCTGCCCGAGGGCGATGCAGGCCGTTGAGTAAACGGCGCAAAGTGGCGATACCTTCGCCAGATTCATATGATAAATGGATTTGGCTGGATCTTGATGCCATTTTTGATGAAGTTTGAAAGGAAGAAGCGGCTGGAGGGTTAGGAAGTTTTCGACCACAGAGATGAGAAGAATGCAGGAGATTCAGGAAGTGATGGGCTTAAACCGAAGAAAGGCGGTGGTTACTTTTGAAAAAGTGTGCAAACCCCGAGAATGAAAGACGTGGGTATTAATAGGGACCTATTCAATCAACATTGGCACCTGGAATTTCAATCTGAATattgattgaagggggcactgtttaggttaaaacttaaattttgggCTTGGGGgaagttggcccaaaaagagaaagaaaagccCGAAGTTAGCCGAAGTCCAGAAGATAGGAGAAGCCCGTTTCTGACTAGGTGCAGACCATgcagaccacttgcttacctacccaaaggccatgTGGTATAGACCAACCAGCTATACagcccaaaaagtacttttagatggcagtacaagtaaaatagTTGATGATTCACTACCCTTCAaattgcattcgggcaagattgttGCTACAGGATGCCAAGCCAaggtgtctataaaaggagcAGGAGAGGTCAGaatcaaggacactcaaacaaacaaatacaagcacaaactctgctcaaagccaaatttgccttcaaaacgaagttgtagtcagcccaagccttcatccctttcgggataaaccttttgtaatagctctgctaccctgctcaactcttgctgtagtatcgattcctcCTGTAAACTCACCTCCCTACCCTTTTTCTAAACTTTCAAACCtcttgcaagacgatcagccttgcccgacaaggttaaaccttgcccgaccctctttgtttttgtctatgcattcattagcctagcaatatgttgtatactacaagttatatccaagttatttctagtaatatggctatcAAAAGATTCTCTCAGTGCTtagatccgatttgaatatgtcgcCACAGTTCAagtcagatctaagttctaagcccgcgggcatataagatttgatcaccctaaaagtccttggcctcaaggcataaaaaagaacctgatgtggacttaac
Encoded proteins:
- the LOC108174535 gene encoding uncharacterized protein, which translates into the protein MNDPAWVQWIDELEPIFKKKWMNNGIYELIMLSKTTIIPKPELLVSSILFWNSGTNTFDFRLGPMSPTILDMAQVFGLRPSGRIVDVTQDWALRSIAESSGSSASFLSLEYNSTNFKSYETSFKGFIPFGKENFGADSSRADRDQEHMYFLLYWLNKHIFPNKSKGMKVEWIPLVEALHNFDDVATCQFLLSHLYHLLFEMNQGEPFETNLNGPIWMIQTWLQWYFPEFRAANLEFPEGVAPARILAEAALTDHSTFTCFYFFKVCRTRSDLEWGASVLRRYPWFSDQAFQDAPGEDATSSYREKFISCIQLRNMAWGVRGNQYDRGLEVYHPNFCSRQLGFRQAIPIPFFDSVHCGTSFHLASPSEATFRATRRSLEVMSQAARKSIILNFECTSLFSSWWEGKWTKKYGGDLRETHDRLFSQLSLKSYPSSGELENWKEMIQEKNRVLLIAQMDVESVPTESEDDSADAAVLHGVAAEAERQEAGEGGEVSEDSGAKKEAPEATIQVFKRRKSVVIENSDSDPASPQD